The sequence TAGTTATTCGTGAGATTCTAGAAATGTCAGTATCTTTCACTGTGTGATTGTTTTCCGGTAAGGACTTTGTGTTCGAATACCCGTTGGGGCCTGTGATGTTGTGGTATAAGAAATACATGTACTTCATCATTCAGATACACAATGTGTTTCCTGTATGTGTTTGGTCTTGATCCACAGttctggctcacagctccccaaacccttggaatCTCCTAGTGTTGACAGTACTGAAGGTGTCCTTTGTTATGGTGATGAGGTGACTTTTCCAAAGCCCCTGAGGATGGGGCTGGCAGTCAGTGGGGCCAACCTGTGATTAGAGGGTGGGACCTTTCAGTCCCGACCCCTGAGCTCCAGGCAGGGGGGAAGGGGAGCGATTCAGTTCAGTTACTGATAACCAATGATGTAAACAATCGTGACTACGCCATGGAACCTCCATGAAAACCCAAAGCACAATGCAGGGACAATGGATGGAAAGCGGCTTGGAGCTTCCGTACCCTGGGCGGTGACTGTCTCCCCACTTCTGCATGAGTTCTCCAACCCTGCAAGCTGTCCAGACTCCCCCTTATCCCTTGTCCCCGCATCTTTTCCGTGTCCTGTTTCTGAGTTCTAACCTCTTACACTGAACGGGTGACCTAGTGAGTaatgtgtttccctgagttctgtgagcctgTCCAGCAAAGTAACCAAGTTCAAGGAGAGGGTGTCCTGAGAACTTGTGCTTTGGAGGTCAGATGTACCGGTGACACCCTGTCCTTGAGACGGGCctctgaagtgggggtggggtgtgtgtgccgTCTGCTGGTGCTGAACCCTCAACGTGTGGTGTCTAATGCTATCGTACATTGTGAGAATGGAGTTGAATTCTTGACACAGCTCTGTTCTGACAATTGCCTGGTAGAGGTTGTGCTTTCCGCCCCCACAGTCAAAATTGAGTGTCAGTACAGTTTACATCTAATCTAAAAATTCTCTTCCCTCAAGTGGTTTGTAAAATCTCAAGGTGCTTAATCTCTGaaatgtgtagtttttttttttttttacactgtctCTATTTGCTCAAGatctattgttttttaataaaatagctcTCACTTTGCGAGGGGTATGTTATTAATCTACTGAGTTTATTTTTCAACAGCTTTAATCGAGGTGTGAAGTTAAATACCCAAACATGTACCTACTTGCAGTATAACACTCAGTGCGTTCGCAGCGTTGTGCCCCCGTCCTCATGGTCTCATGTTAAAACGTTTTCATCCCCCACAGACTCTTACATGCACTGGCACTCACTGCCCACCCAGTGGGCCTGTCCTTGGGTTCTAGGTTTTCTGTTGATCGACTTTCTACAGATAAGCTTTTTCTGTGCATTTCGTGTAAATAATAGTACACTACATGTGGTTGTTGTGAAGCCTGGtaatgtccttaaggttcatTGATTTCATGTCACGATCATCATTTCATTCCTGTTAttgccatatatattttatttcatgaatatcCCATGTTTTACTTACCCAAAGCCCAATGGACTTGGACTTTTgagttgtttcttctttttttttttttttttaaagattttgttggggaaggggaacaggactttataggggaacagtgtgtacttccaggacttttttccaagtcaagttgttgtcctttcaatcttagttgtagagggtgccgttcagcttcaagttgttgtcctttcagtcttagttgtggagggcgcagctcagctccaggtccagttggcgttgctagttgcagggggcgctgcccaccatcccttgcgggactcgaggagttgaaccagcaatcttgtggttgagagctcactggcctatgtgggaatcgaaccagcagccttcggagttaggagcatggagctctaaccgcctgagccaccggaccagcctgagttgtttccactttttgtctGATGAATCACGCTGTTGTGTGTGTCTCTGCATTAGTTTTTGTGTCGGTGTTTGCTTGCTTCCCCTGGGTACGTggacacctaggagtggaattgctttgTTACGTAGTCACCATGCTCACCATTTTGAGGACCCGCCaggctgtcttccaaagtggcttcCCCACGTTAGCTCCCATCTTGTATGTGTCTGTTCTGCCGTCTTCTCGTCCTTGCCAGCAGTTGTGTGTCAGTCTGCACAGCCATCCTAGTGGTGTGAACAGAAATCTGCTTtcgtttgatttgcattttcttgatgattcatGTCTAGCGTCTTTCATGGGCTTATtaaccatttgtatttctttgagaAATGTGCACTCACATTCTGTGCCCATTATTCAATTACATTATGTGTCTTTATATTGTagtcttttagttttattgtccTATAAGCTTcccaaatatatttagaataaaaatttgtaGCCATTATGTGCTTATTAAACTGCTGTTGGAACCACCGTTGAAGTAGCATTGTTTCTGTAGCTGTGTTGActttttttctatagattttaagaacacatttttgtttaaaaaagctCCTTATTTCTTTGGGTGGGGTGACACCCCATATTGCTCTAGATACTGATTCgctatgttttctttgttaaCGTTACATTTGTCTCTATTACCAGTAGATCTTCCAGCAATTTTACTTTGTGGAGCCATTTTCTGAAATTCCAGTCTCTCAGTTTTGTAACAGAGTCTCTATTGGCTTTACAGATTTTTCAGGAATCAGCTATTTCTTTTACCAACAGGTGTGCCAGGCCCGGGCCCGTGTCTGTACCCACACTGTCCCTCTCATCTTGGGAGTGGTTGTGTCTCTGCCTGTTGCACATGTGGGGACTCGACCAGGTTCCTTGACCCTGACAACTTCCAAGGCGAGAGCTGTCAGATCAGCAGCCCTGGAATCTCACTGTTCATGACATCCTGACCTTCTGGTTGCCGGTCTTGGACCTGATATGGTAATAGCTTCTGAGTCAGCCAAGAACCCATTCTGTGTTACGTGAATcatgaattcatttttcagtctttacATTACCCCAGAATCTGCTGCCCCTGAGGAAACATCATTTTCTAATCATGTGAGTTATCAAACTTTGCAGGTTCTAAACACTGACCATCACTGAGTGTCCCGAATGTGGTTTGCTTGCTCGTTGTAATTTTCCATGAGAACATGAGCTCAGGCGTCCTAGAAATTGAATCCAGGTCCCTGATGTTCAGCCTACCCCATCCTCCCGCACACATTGGTGAAGCGGAGCCTTGTTGAAATAGACTATGTGGGATGTTTCAGGACATGGTGGTCTTCGCGGATGTGGCTGTGAACTTCACCCGGGAAGAGTGGGCTTTGCTGGATGGTGCTCAGAGGAAGCTCTACAGAGAAGTGATGCTGGAGACCTGCCGGAACCTGGCCTCCGTGGGTGAGGATAtctatctcttttattttaaagggcAAATCTTTTATacaattattgtttcttttgaagGCTATGTAATGAGAATATTTGAACAAGGACATACACACTATGAGCATTCATGGCACAGCTAGTGTCAGATAGATTTCCCATGAAAACATGGTTTCATGTATCAAACTGACTGTATTAATAATCTCCATCAAAAGTCTGAGGCTCCCTACTTTTACATCTCCAGTTGCTGTGGAGCTGTGATAGCAGCTTGGTTTCCACACCTGAGAAAGTTACACTGTGGTTAATACGCAGTTGACATGGTCATTTTCCTGCAATTAATCACACATGTGACCAACATCAATGGTCTTAGAGACCTAAGTAATGACCCATCTGTTGGGATGTTTGTTGCCCTCCTTCCTCCATAATGAGGACCTTGACTTCAGGAGCAGGGAAGCACCACACACACTATCCAATTAGCCATTGGCAATTTGGACTGTGAGAAAGGCTCCATGTAGGGCCTGTGTGTCTGAGAACTGCAGGAGAGTGGCAACCCTCAGGGAGCAACATGTTCTAGATAAGGGAATGACGTTTGTCCATGCACATCAGAAGCATGACTGTGTCTGTGTTTGAGTCTGTGTTTGAGACAGCCATGACTGGCTGTCTTGTTGGACCTGTCATCCATCCTACAACACTTGGAAAGACTTTCTGTGGGTCCTTTTCTACAGGGAGCACTTGGGCTCATGGGTTGTACCCATTTCCTTCCTACTTTGCCCTCTGTGATAATATTTATCTGAACATCAGTCTCCCTCTCTTTTCGAGTATTTActaaaaaagcaagttacaatTTTGACTCATTTTGTCAGTTTCTGCCACAGTCCCCAATTGCTGAGGTCGTCAGTTTTCTTATTGCCCTGCATGTTGGTTCATTCCTACAACatttgtctatattttatatcaatatatgAGAATACACAGAATATCTCTTTTCTTATGCCCACCATTTCATATCCATGAAAATAAGTTATCCTCCCAATTGTTGCAGATTATTATAATCAAGTTGAAACCAGTAAGTCACGTTCTCAGAGGAATATTTTGGATGACAACTTATCCAGTGAGGGGAAGACAGTGAGATTTATAATTGATTCTCGATCATTTATTGGAGAAAACCGGTCGACGAATAATAATGGAGATCGGCACCTAACCCAGGAGACTCCTTTTAGGTGAGTGCCCCTCTTTCAGGAACAAAGGGCATATTTGCATAGTGGtaattaatggaaaaattataaaaagcatataaattttCCCAAACAATGGAGTAGCCAGAAATTTTTCATAAGAGAACGTTTTCATAAACGTGGTATAGACATTGAGCCTCCCTAAATGATTCAGTGGAAACTATGACGAAACCCCAGATGTAAGAAACACTGAACGTTGTGTTCCCATTTCCCCCCATGGCCACAAATTTAAGCTTTTTTCACAATGTAACAatgcagacattgccaaatacaAACTCATTGATTGAAAATGGCAAATATTAGTCAATGTAATGACTTATATCATCAATCAATTAATAAAGAAGTCACTTGTAATCATTATCCCTAattgtatgtttaatattttaaacagaagtCCTTTGCCGGAGAGTCTCTATGAAGCTAATGAAGGTGATCAATGTGGATCCACCCTGAACGAGGTTACATCTCTTTCTGTGCATGAGAGATGCCTAACTAGAGTTAAACCCTTTTCCACTAAGTGTAGAAAAgacctggaatgttctttccttcaGAATCAGGAAAGATGTCAAAGTGGATACACACCTCATCCGTGTGAAAAATGCGGGCAAGCCGGCGGGTGTGTCTCATGCCTAAGCTCTCATGTGGGAACAGACCTTGTGGAGAAACCCTGTTTAATTCAGGGTAGTGAGACAGTGTGCAAGAAATACGTGAAGAACTTCCGTGGTAAGAAATCTTTTTTCCAGTGTAGCAAatgtggaaaagctttcagttgttCCTCCTCCCTTCAAGCACATGTGAGGATGCACGTTGGAGACAAACCCTATGAATGTGACCAGTGTGGCAAAGCCTTTAGGTTTCCTTCAGGCCTGCGTGAACATGTGAGAATCCACACCGGAGAAAAACCGTATGTGTGTAAAGAGTGTGGGAAAGGATTTAAGATTTCCAGAGTACTGCAAGACCATGTGAAAACGCACAGTGGGGAGAACCCCTACGAATGTaaggagtgtgggaaagccttcagcctTTCATATTCTCTTCGAAGGCATTTGATAGCACACAGTGGGGTGAAATCCTATAAATGTAAGGAGTGTGGAAAGGCCTTCAGTTTTCAGTCCACCCTTCGAAGACATGAAATAACACACTCTGGGGAGAAACCATATGCATGTGAGCAGTGCGGGAAAGCCTTCAGTAAGCTATGCAGCCTTCAGTCACATTTGTGGACATACACTGGcgagaagccctatgaatgtaaggtgtgtgggaaagccttcagtttttTATGTTCTCTTAGAAGCCATGTGAGAATTCATAGTAGGGAGAAACTCTATGAATGTAAGGAGTGTGGAAAGACCTTCAGTTATCAATACACCCTTCAAAGACATGAAATAacacacactggggagaaaccctatgaatgtgaTCAGTGCGGGAAAGCCTTCAGTCAGCAATGTGTTCTTAAATCACATTTGAGAACacacactggggagaagccctatgaatgtgAGCAGTGTGGGAAAGCATTCAGGCAGCGATGCAGTCTTAAGTCACATTTGCGGACACACACTGGCGAGAAGCcttatgaatgtaaggaatgtgggaaagccttcagtttttcatgtTCTCTTCGAAGCCATGTGAGATTTCACAGTGGTGAGAAACCTTATAATTGTAAGGAGTGTGGAAAGGCATTTCGTTACCTAACCATACTTCAAAACCATGCAAGAacacacactggggagaaaccctatgaatgtgagcagtgtgggaaagccttcagtcagCGATGCAGTCTTAAAACACATTCGAGAAtacacactggggagaaaccctatgaatgtcaGCAATGTGACAAAGCCTTCTGTGCGCCATCATCCCTTTATAGACATCTGGGAACACATAGTAGGGAGACCCCTATGAATGTCAGTAATGTGGTCACGCTCTCAGCTTTCACTACTCCCTTAAAAAACATGTGAGAACACACAGTGGGGGGAGAATATGGGAATGTCGGCAGTGTGGGAAAGCTTTAAATTGTCAGTCTTTCCTTAAACTACATGTGAGAATGCATAATGGGGAGAAACCTTATAAATGTAGTAAATGTGGAAAATCCTTCAGTCATTTCTCCCTTCAGAAATATACAGGAACACACCACGGGGAGA comes from Rhinolophus ferrumequinum isolate MPI-CBG mRhiFer1 chromosome 18, mRhiFer1_v1.p, whole genome shotgun sequence and encodes:
- the LOC117038162 gene encoding zinc finger protein 883-like codes for the protein MMLLEKDLDQKDMVVFADVAVNFTREEWALLDGAQRKLYREVMLETCRNLASVDYYNQVETSKSRSQRNILDDNLSSEGKTVRFIIDSRSFIGENRSTNNNGDRHLTQETPFRSPLPESLYEANEGDQCGSTLNEVTSLSVHERCLTRVKPFSTKCRKDLECSFLQNQERCQSGYTPHPCEKCGQAGGCVSCLSSHVGTDLVEKPCLIQGSETVCKKYVKNFRGKKSFFQCSKCGKAFSCSSSLQAHVRMHVGDKPYECDQCGKAFRFPSGLREHVRIHTGEKPYVCKECGKGFKISRVLQDHVKTHSGENPYECKECGKAFSLSYSLRRHLIAHSGVKSYKCKECGKAFSFQSTLRRHEITHSGEKPYACEQCGKAFSKLCSLQSHLWTYTGEKPYECKVCGKAFSFLCSLRSHVRIHSREKLYECKECGKTFSYQYTLQRHEITHTGEKPYECDQCGKAFSQQCVLKSHLRTHTGEKPYECEQCGKAFRQRCSLKSHLRTHTGEKPYECKECGKAFSFSCSLRSHVRFHSGEKPYNCKECGKAFRYLTILQNHARTHTGEKPYECEQCGKAFSQRCSLKTHSRIHTGEKPYECQQCDKAFCAPSSLYRHLGTHSRETPMNVSNVVTLSAFTTPLKNM